The following are encoded together in the Tripterygium wilfordii isolate XIE 37 chromosome 18, ASM1340144v1, whole genome shotgun sequence genome:
- the LOC119984011 gene encoding probable polygalacturonase isoform X1 — translation MKEYRLEKRLIALLFLLTLSHAIEHDGNCNYKKRLEPRPHSVSILDFGAVGDGKKLNTVAFQNAIFYLRSFADKGGAQLYIPPGRWLTGSFNLTSHLTLFLEKGAVILGSQDYSNWRVVEPLPSYGRGIDLPGRRYCGLINGQSLTDVVITGDNGTIDGQGSVWWELFNSHSLNFSRPHLVELIDSNDIVVSNLTFLNSPAWNIHPVYCSDVLIQNITAHAPPESPYTSGIVPDSSQSVCIENSNISMGHDAVVLKSGWDEYGIAYDKPTTDVHVQRVRLQSYSGSGLALGSEMSGGISNILVEHLHLYDSLTGIELKTTRGRGGYIKDILISDVEMENVELGIQVTGHRGSHPDDKFDPNAIPVVSGITFENMVGSNSSFAGNFTGLYDSPFTSIRLSNITFSIISKFSASWFCSNVVGFSQNVSPEPCPNLQGSFFNFSPASSHSQT, via the exons ATGAAGGAATACAGACTCGAGAAGAGGCTA ATAGCCCTGCTGTTTCTTCTGACTCTAAGCCATGCCATTGAACATGATGGGAATTGCAACTACAAGAAGCGTTTGGAACCAAGACCTCATAGTGTCTCCATTTTGGATTTTGGGGCAGTTGGGGATgggaaaaaattaaatacagtTGCCTTTCAGAATGCCATATTCTATCTCAGGTCATTTGCCGATAAGGGTGGTGCTCAGCTTTACATTCCTCCGGGCAGATGGCTCACCGGAAGCTTCAACCTTACCAGCCACCTCACTCTCTTCCTTGAAAAGGGTGCTGTTATTCTTGGATCCCAG GATTACAGTAATTGGAGAGTAGTTGAACCCCTGCCATCTTATGGTCGAGGGATTGACTTGCCTGGTAGGAGATACTGTGGCTTGATAAATGGGCAAAGTCTAactgatgtggtgattacag GTGATAATGGAACTATCGACGGCCAGGGTTCTGTCTGGTGGGAGCTGTTCAATTcacattcattgaatttcagtaGACCTCATTTAGTGGAATTGATTGACTCTAATGATATTGTCGTTTCAAACTTAACCTTCTTGAATTCACCTGCCTGGAACATTCATCCCGTGTATTGCAG CGATGTCTTAATTCAGAACATAACAGCTCATGCGCCACCTGAATCGCCGTACACCAGTGGGATTGTCCCAG ATTCTTCGCAGTCTGTTTGCATTGAGAACAGCAACATTAGCATGGGTCATGATGCAGTTGTGCTCAAGAGCGGTTGGGATGAGTATGGCATTGCCTATGACAAACCCACTACTGATGTCCACGTTCAGCGGGTACGCCTTCAGTCCTATTCAGGCTCTGGCCTGGCATTAGGCAGTGAGATGTCCGGAGGCATTTCCAACATACTTGTGGAGCACCTTCACCTATACGATTCCCTAACTGGAATTGAGCTCAAAACAACTAGAGGCAGAGGTGGATACATAAAGGACATTCTCATATCAGATGTCGAAATGGAAAACGTTGAACTGGGAATTCAGGTAACGGGTCATCGTGGTTCCCATCCTGATGACAAGTTTGATCCAAATGCAATACCAGTTGTTAGTGGCATTACCTTTGAGAATATGGTGGGATCAAATAGTTCTTTTGCTGGGAATTTTACTGGTCTTTATGATTCCCCTTTCACTTCCATTCGTCTCTCAAATATCACCTTCTCCATCATCAGCAAATTTTCTGCCTCCTGGTTTTGTTCCAACGTCGTCGGTTTCTCTCAGAATGTGTCACCTGAACCATGCCCCAACCTCCAGggctcatttttcaatttttcccCAGCTTCTTCTCATTCACAAACCTAG
- the LOC119984010 gene encoding kinesin-like protein KIN-14I isoform X1: MAAAEGAVMFSVASVVEDVLQQHGTRLRDLDLESRKSEEAASRRYEAAGWLRKLVGVVAAKDFPAEPSEEEFRLGLRSGIILCNALNKVQAGAVPKVVESPCDATLIPDGAALSAFQYFENVRNFLVAVQEMGLPTFEASDLEQGGKAARVVNSILALKSYNEWKQSGGNGVWKFGGNVKPVTSGKAFIRKNTEPFMNSLSRNSSMNEKSLNVLSSDLESNKMPNSGSMSMLVRAVLLDKKPDEVPTLMESVLSKVAEELEKRIGSRYEQTKTTGKDTAVSYGNKSQLKFPGDKKGEDKMFQVIKKEECFQKNHIIGEKSETCSLKQQMILDKQHTDIQELKHTLYNTKGVMQFMQMKVQEEFNVLGMHIHSLAHAASGYNRVLEENRKLYNQVQDLKGSIRVYCRVRPILSGQSYSMSSVDHIEEGTITIVAQSKNGKGRKSFTFNKVFEPSASQAEVFSDMQPVIRSVLDGYNVCIFAYGQTGSGKTYTMSGPKDLTEKNKGVNYRALSDLFLLAEQRKDTFHYDVAVQMIEIYNEQVRDLLVVDGSNKRLEIRNSSQTGLNVPDANLVPVSSTSDVIDLMNLGQRNRAVGATALNDRSSRSHSCLTVHVQGRDLTSGTVLRGCMHLVDLAGSERVDKSEVTGDRLKEAQHINKSLSALGDVIASLAQKNPHVPYRNSKLTQLLQDSLGGQAKTLMFVHISPELDSIGETISTLKFAERVSTVELGAARVNKDNTDVKELKEQITILKAALARKEGESDHNQHSVSGSSEKHKLKTGDSSPMVCRQPMGDVGNIEASQRQKKQSFDLDELLANSPPWPPVTSAGQTYEDEKEIGSGEWVDKVMVNKLDEVRTQNPLGSWGADNGHLPDAFYQKYLTDSSRLYSEQSFMFMGNNQFSTISTDDMDDLDAATSDSSEPDLLWQFNQSKLSSLTNGVQPKAKKLTSSKATRSSELSRNLNTSVGPSPSRKLANGVGGPLNRNGRQLTQADGKRRTGMRK, translated from the exons ATGGCGGCGGCTGAGGGGGCGGTGATGTTCTCGGTGGCGTCAGTGGTGGAGGATGTGCTGCAGCAGCACGGGACAAGACTCAGAGATCTTGATTTGGAGTCTAGAAAATCTGAGGAAGCCG cTTCAAGAAGGTACGAAGCCGCAGGGTGGTTGAGAAAGTTGGTTGGAGTTGTTGCCGCAAAAGATTTTCCAGCTGAGCCTTCTGAGGAGGAGTTTAGGCTTGGATTAAGAAGTGGCATCATCCTCTGCAATGCCCTGAACAAGGTTCAAGCTGGAGCTGTGCCAAAG GTGGTGGAAAGCCCATGTGATGCCACTCTCATCCCTGATGGAGCAGCCTTGTCTGCATTCCAATATTTTGAAAACGTGAGGAACTTCCTTGTGGCCGTGCAGGAGATGGGGCTTCCTACTTTTGAAGCATCTGATCTCGAGCAA GGAGGAAAAGCTGCGAGGGTTGTGAATAGCATTCTGGCACTTAAATCTTACAATGAATGGAAGCAGTCAGGTGGAAATGGAGTATGGAAATTTGGTGGAAATGTAAAACCCGTCACATCGGGAAAAGCTTTCATAAGAAAAAATACAGAGCCATTTATGAATTCCTTGTCGAGAAATTCATCAATGAATGAGAAATCCCTAAATGTTCTCTCCTCAGACCTTGAATCCAATAAAATG cCTAATTCCGGTTCCATGAGCATGCTTGTTCGTGCTGTTCTATTAGATAAGAAGCCTGACGAAGTTCCAACG TTGATGGAATCAGTGCTAAGTAAGGTTGCCGAGGAGTTGGAAAAGCGAATTGGAAGCCGATATGAACAG ACAAAGACAACCGGAAAAGATACGgctgtttcgtatggtaacaaATCTCAATTGAAATTTCCTGGTGATAAGAAG GGTGAAGACAAAATGTTCCAAGTGATCAAGAAGGAAGAATGTTTTCAGAAGAATCATATTATTGGCGAGAAATCAGAAACTTGTTCTTTGAAACAACAAATGATCCTTGATAAACAACATACTGATATTCAG GAGCTGAAGCATACCCTTTACAATACAAAAGGTGTAATGCAGTTTATGCAAATGAAGGTTCAGGAGGAGTTTAACGTTCTGG GAATGCACATTCACAGTCTTGCACATGCTGCATCTGGTTATAATAGAGTTCTCGAGGAAAACCGGAAGTTATACAATCAGGTGCAGGACCTCAAGG GAAGTATTCGGGTCTATTGTCGAGTAAGGCCAATTTTATCAGGACAATCATACTCAATGAGCTCTGTAGACCACATAGAAGAAGGAACTATCACCATTGTTGCCCAATCAAAGAATGGGAAAGGACGCAAGTCCTTCACCTTCAACAAAGTCTTTGAGCCCTCTGCAAGCCAAG CGGAGGTCTTCTCTGATATGCAGCCAGTGATTCGCTCAGTTCTTGATGGATACAATGTCTGCATTTTTGCATATGGTCAAACTGGATCTGGAAAAACTTATACTAtg AGTGGTCCCAAAGATCTTacagagaaaaataaaggaGTAAACTATAGGGCATTGAGTGATTTGTTTCTACTAGCAGAACAAAGGAAGGACACATTCCACTATGATGTCGCTGTACAGATGATTGAAATCTACAATGAGCAAGTTAGGGATCTCCTGGTTGTTGATGGAAGTAACAAACG ATTAGAAATCCGGAATAGTTCTCAGACAGGTCTCAATGTACCAGATGCAAACCTTGTTCCTGTTTCATCTACATCTGACGTTATAGATTTGATGAACCTTGGGCAAAGGAATCGTGCAGTGGGTGCAACAGCTCTGAATGACCGAAGTAGTCGCTCTCATAG TTGCTTGACTGTCCATGTTCAAGGAAGAGACTTGACATCTGGAACCGTTCTTCGTGGCTGTATGCACCTCGTTGATCTGGCTGGAAGCGAGAGGGTTGACAAATCCGAGGTGACAGGAGATAGACTGAAAGAGGCACAGCATATTAACAAATCTCTCTCAGCTTTAGGTGACGTGATTGCTTCCCTTGCGCAAAAGAATCCACATGTCCCTTATAGAAATAGCAAACTTACACAACTGCTTCAAGACTCACTTG GAGGGCAGGCCAAGACACTAATGTTCGTTCATATAAGCCCTGAGCTTGATTCTATTGGAGAAACAATAAGTACACTCAAATTTGCTGAGCGGGTTTCTACTGTTGAACTCGGTGCTGCTCGGGTGAACAAAGACAATACAGATGTTAAAGAGCTCAAAGAGCAG ATCACCATCCTTAAAGCAGCATTGGCAAGGAAAGAGGGAGAATCAGATCATAATCAACATTCTGTATCTGGCAGTTCTGAAAAACACAAACTAAAAACTGGTGATTCATCACCCATGGTCTGCCGGCAACCCATGGGTGATGTGGGCAACATAGAG GCCTCTCAGAGACAAAAGaagcaaagttttgatcttgATGAATTACTTGCCAATTCACCTCCCTGGCCACCAGTTACCAGTGCTGGACAAACTTACGAAGATGAGAAAGAGATTGGCTCTGGTGAGTGGGTAGACAAAGTCATGGTGAACAAGCTAGATGAAGTAAGAACTCAAAACCCTCTAGGAAGTTGGGGAGCAGACAATGGGCATTTACCTGATGCCTTTTACCAGAAATATCTCACAGATTCTTCGAGACTCTACTCGGAACAGTCATTTATGTTCATGGGAAACAATCAGTTCAGCACCATTTCTACTGATGACATGGATGATCTTGATGCTGCCACTAGTGATTCATCAGAGCCTGACTTGCTTTGGCAATTCAATCAATCCAAACTCTCTAGTCTAACCAATGGAGTTCAGCCAAAGGCCAAGAAACTGACCTCATCAAAAGCAACCAGGAGCTCAGAATTAAG CAGGAATTTAAACACCTCCGTAGGCCCTTCACCATCACGGAAACTAGCAAATGGAGTTGGTGGCCCTCTAAACCGGAATGGGAGGCAGCTGACTCAGGCTGATGGAAAGCGGAGAACCGGCATGAGAAAGTAA
- the LOC119984010 gene encoding kinesin-like protein KIN-14I isoform X2, producing MAAAEGAVMFSVASVVEDVLQQHGTRLRDLDLESRKSEEAASRRYEAAGWLRKLVGVVAAKDFPAEPSEEEFRLGLRSGIILCNALNKVQAGAVPKVVESPCDATLIPDGAALSAFQYFENVRNFLVAVQEMGLPTFEASDLEQGGKAARVVNSILALKSYNEWKQSGGNGVWKFGGNVKPVTSGKAFIRKNTEPFMNSLSRNSSMNEKSLNVLSSDLESNKMPNSGSMSMLVRAVLLDKKPDEVPTLMESVLSKVAEELEKRIGSRYEQTKTTGKDTAVSYGNKSQLKFPGDKKGEDKMFQVIKKEECFQKNHIIGEKSETCSLKQQMILDKQHTDIQELKHTLYNTKGVMQFMQMKVQEEFNVLGMHIHSLAHAASGYNRVLEENRKLYNQVQDLKGSIRVYCRVRPILSGQSYSMSSVDHIEEGTITIVAQSKNGKGRKSFTFNKVFEPSASQAEVFSDMQPVIRSVLDGYNVCIFAYGQTGSGKTYTMSGPKDLTEKNKGVNYRALSDLFLLAEQRKDTFHYDVAVQMIEIYNEQVRDLLVVDGSNKRLEIRNSSQTGLNVPDANLVPVSSTSDVIDLMNLGQRNRAVGATALNDRSSRSHSCLTVHVQGRDLTSGTVLRGCMHLVDLAGSERVDKSEVTGDRLKEAQHINKSLSALGDVIASLAQKNPHVPYRNSKLTQLLQDSLGGQAKTLMFVHISPELDSIGETISTLKFAERVSTVELGAARVNKDNTDVKELKEQITILKAALARKEGESDHNQHSVSGSSEKHKLKTGDSSPMVCRQPMGDVGNIEASQRQKKQSFDLDELLANSPPWPPVTSAGQTYEDEKEIGSGEWVDKVMVNKLDEVRTQNPLGSWGADNGHLPDAFYQKYLTDSSRLYSEQSFMFMGNNQFSTISTDDMDDLDAATSDSSEPDLLWQFNQSKLSSLTNGVQPKAKKLTSSKATRSSELRNLNTSVGPSPSRKLANGVGGPLNRNGRQLTQADGKRRTGMRK from the exons ATGGCGGCGGCTGAGGGGGCGGTGATGTTCTCGGTGGCGTCAGTGGTGGAGGATGTGCTGCAGCAGCACGGGACAAGACTCAGAGATCTTGATTTGGAGTCTAGAAAATCTGAGGAAGCCG cTTCAAGAAGGTACGAAGCCGCAGGGTGGTTGAGAAAGTTGGTTGGAGTTGTTGCCGCAAAAGATTTTCCAGCTGAGCCTTCTGAGGAGGAGTTTAGGCTTGGATTAAGAAGTGGCATCATCCTCTGCAATGCCCTGAACAAGGTTCAAGCTGGAGCTGTGCCAAAG GTGGTGGAAAGCCCATGTGATGCCACTCTCATCCCTGATGGAGCAGCCTTGTCTGCATTCCAATATTTTGAAAACGTGAGGAACTTCCTTGTGGCCGTGCAGGAGATGGGGCTTCCTACTTTTGAAGCATCTGATCTCGAGCAA GGAGGAAAAGCTGCGAGGGTTGTGAATAGCATTCTGGCACTTAAATCTTACAATGAATGGAAGCAGTCAGGTGGAAATGGAGTATGGAAATTTGGTGGAAATGTAAAACCCGTCACATCGGGAAAAGCTTTCATAAGAAAAAATACAGAGCCATTTATGAATTCCTTGTCGAGAAATTCATCAATGAATGAGAAATCCCTAAATGTTCTCTCCTCAGACCTTGAATCCAATAAAATG cCTAATTCCGGTTCCATGAGCATGCTTGTTCGTGCTGTTCTATTAGATAAGAAGCCTGACGAAGTTCCAACG TTGATGGAATCAGTGCTAAGTAAGGTTGCCGAGGAGTTGGAAAAGCGAATTGGAAGCCGATATGAACAG ACAAAGACAACCGGAAAAGATACGgctgtttcgtatggtaacaaATCTCAATTGAAATTTCCTGGTGATAAGAAG GGTGAAGACAAAATGTTCCAAGTGATCAAGAAGGAAGAATGTTTTCAGAAGAATCATATTATTGGCGAGAAATCAGAAACTTGTTCTTTGAAACAACAAATGATCCTTGATAAACAACATACTGATATTCAG GAGCTGAAGCATACCCTTTACAATACAAAAGGTGTAATGCAGTTTATGCAAATGAAGGTTCAGGAGGAGTTTAACGTTCTGG GAATGCACATTCACAGTCTTGCACATGCTGCATCTGGTTATAATAGAGTTCTCGAGGAAAACCGGAAGTTATACAATCAGGTGCAGGACCTCAAGG GAAGTATTCGGGTCTATTGTCGAGTAAGGCCAATTTTATCAGGACAATCATACTCAATGAGCTCTGTAGACCACATAGAAGAAGGAACTATCACCATTGTTGCCCAATCAAAGAATGGGAAAGGACGCAAGTCCTTCACCTTCAACAAAGTCTTTGAGCCCTCTGCAAGCCAAG CGGAGGTCTTCTCTGATATGCAGCCAGTGATTCGCTCAGTTCTTGATGGATACAATGTCTGCATTTTTGCATATGGTCAAACTGGATCTGGAAAAACTTATACTAtg AGTGGTCCCAAAGATCTTacagagaaaaataaaggaGTAAACTATAGGGCATTGAGTGATTTGTTTCTACTAGCAGAACAAAGGAAGGACACATTCCACTATGATGTCGCTGTACAGATGATTGAAATCTACAATGAGCAAGTTAGGGATCTCCTGGTTGTTGATGGAAGTAACAAACG ATTAGAAATCCGGAATAGTTCTCAGACAGGTCTCAATGTACCAGATGCAAACCTTGTTCCTGTTTCATCTACATCTGACGTTATAGATTTGATGAACCTTGGGCAAAGGAATCGTGCAGTGGGTGCAACAGCTCTGAATGACCGAAGTAGTCGCTCTCATAG TTGCTTGACTGTCCATGTTCAAGGAAGAGACTTGACATCTGGAACCGTTCTTCGTGGCTGTATGCACCTCGTTGATCTGGCTGGAAGCGAGAGGGTTGACAAATCCGAGGTGACAGGAGATAGACTGAAAGAGGCACAGCATATTAACAAATCTCTCTCAGCTTTAGGTGACGTGATTGCTTCCCTTGCGCAAAAGAATCCACATGTCCCTTATAGAAATAGCAAACTTACACAACTGCTTCAAGACTCACTTG GAGGGCAGGCCAAGACACTAATGTTCGTTCATATAAGCCCTGAGCTTGATTCTATTGGAGAAACAATAAGTACACTCAAATTTGCTGAGCGGGTTTCTACTGTTGAACTCGGTGCTGCTCGGGTGAACAAAGACAATACAGATGTTAAAGAGCTCAAAGAGCAG ATCACCATCCTTAAAGCAGCATTGGCAAGGAAAGAGGGAGAATCAGATCATAATCAACATTCTGTATCTGGCAGTTCTGAAAAACACAAACTAAAAACTGGTGATTCATCACCCATGGTCTGCCGGCAACCCATGGGTGATGTGGGCAACATAGAG GCCTCTCAGAGACAAAAGaagcaaagttttgatcttgATGAATTACTTGCCAATTCACCTCCCTGGCCACCAGTTACCAGTGCTGGACAAACTTACGAAGATGAGAAAGAGATTGGCTCTGGTGAGTGGGTAGACAAAGTCATGGTGAACAAGCTAGATGAAGTAAGAACTCAAAACCCTCTAGGAAGTTGGGGAGCAGACAATGGGCATTTACCTGATGCCTTTTACCAGAAATATCTCACAGATTCTTCGAGACTCTACTCGGAACAGTCATTTATGTTCATGGGAAACAATCAGTTCAGCACCATTTCTACTGATGACATGGATGATCTTGATGCTGCCACTAGTGATTCATCAGAGCCTGACTTGCTTTGGCAATTCAATCAATCCAAACTCTCTAGTCTAACCAATGGAGTTCAGCCAAAGGCCAAGAAACTGACCTCATCAAAAGCAACCAGGAGCTCAGAATTAAG GAATTTAAACACCTCCGTAGGCCCTTCACCATCACGGAAACTAGCAAATGGAGTTGGTGGCCCTCTAAACCGGAATGGGAGGCAGCTGACTCAGGCTGATGGAAAGCGGAGAACCGGCATGAGAAAGTAA
- the LOC119984011 gene encoding probable polygalacturonase isoform X2, whose product MPYSISGHLPIRVVLSFTFLRADGSPEASTLPATSLSSLKRVLLFLDPSNWRVVEPLPSYGRGIDLPGRRYCGLINGQSLTDVVITGDNGTIDGQGSVWWELFNSHSLNFSRPHLVELIDSNDIVVSNLTFLNSPAWNIHPVYCSDVLIQNITAHAPPESPYTSGIVPDSSQSVCIENSNISMGHDAVVLKSGWDEYGIAYDKPTTDVHVQRVRLQSYSGSGLALGSEMSGGISNILVEHLHLYDSLTGIELKTTRGRGGYIKDILISDVEMENVELGIQVTGHRGSHPDDKFDPNAIPVVSGITFENMVGSNSSFAGNFTGLYDSPFTSIRLSNITFSIISKFSASWFCSNVVGFSQNVSPEPCPNLQGSFFNFSPASSHSQT is encoded by the exons ATGCCATATTCTATCTCAGGTCATTTGCCGATAAGGGTGGTGCTCAGCTTTACATTCCTCCGGGCAGATGGCTCACCGGAAGCTTCAACCTTACCAGCCACCTCACTCTCTTCCTTGAAAAGGGTGCTGTTATTCTTGGATCCCAG TAATTGGAGAGTAGTTGAACCCCTGCCATCTTATGGTCGAGGGATTGACTTGCCTGGTAGGAGATACTGTGGCTTGATAAATGGGCAAAGTCTAactgatgtggtgattacag GTGATAATGGAACTATCGACGGCCAGGGTTCTGTCTGGTGGGAGCTGTTCAATTcacattcattgaatttcagtaGACCTCATTTAGTGGAATTGATTGACTCTAATGATATTGTCGTTTCAAACTTAACCTTCTTGAATTCACCTGCCTGGAACATTCATCCCGTGTATTGCAG CGATGTCTTAATTCAGAACATAACAGCTCATGCGCCACCTGAATCGCCGTACACCAGTGGGATTGTCCCAG ATTCTTCGCAGTCTGTTTGCATTGAGAACAGCAACATTAGCATGGGTCATGATGCAGTTGTGCTCAAGAGCGGTTGGGATGAGTATGGCATTGCCTATGACAAACCCACTACTGATGTCCACGTTCAGCGGGTACGCCTTCAGTCCTATTCAGGCTCTGGCCTGGCATTAGGCAGTGAGATGTCCGGAGGCATTTCCAACATACTTGTGGAGCACCTTCACCTATACGATTCCCTAACTGGAATTGAGCTCAAAACAACTAGAGGCAGAGGTGGATACATAAAGGACATTCTCATATCAGATGTCGAAATGGAAAACGTTGAACTGGGAATTCAGGTAACGGGTCATCGTGGTTCCCATCCTGATGACAAGTTTGATCCAAATGCAATACCAGTTGTTAGTGGCATTACCTTTGAGAATATGGTGGGATCAAATAGTTCTTTTGCTGGGAATTTTACTGGTCTTTATGATTCCCCTTTCACTTCCATTCGTCTCTCAAATATCACCTTCTCCATCATCAGCAAATTTTCTGCCTCCTGGTTTTGTTCCAACGTCGTCGGTTTCTCTCAGAATGTGTCACCTGAACCATGCCCCAACCTCCAGggctcatttttcaatttttcccCAGCTTCTTCTCATTCACAAACCTAG